The following are from one region of the Noviherbaspirillum sedimenti genome:
- the ilvN gene encoding acetolactate synthase small subunit: MRHIISILLENEAGALSRVVGLFSARGYNIETLTVAPTEDATLSRMTIATTGSDDVIEQITKHLNRLIEVVKVVDLTEGAHIERELMLIKVRAVGKEREEMKRTADIFRGRIIDVTEKTYTIELTGNKGKLDAFIDAIDRTAILETVRTGGSGIGRGERILKV; encoded by the coding sequence ATGCGACATATCATTTCTATATTGCTGGAAAACGAAGCAGGCGCCCTGTCGCGTGTGGTGGGCCTGTTTTCGGCGCGCGGTTATAACATCGAAACCCTGACCGTGGCCCCGACCGAAGACGCAACCCTGTCGCGCATGACCATTGCGACGACCGGTTCCGACGATGTGATCGAACAGATCACCAAGCACCTGAATCGCCTGATCGAGGTGGTGAAGGTGGTGGATCTGACTGAAGGCGCGCATATCGAGCGCGAACTGATGCTGATCAAGGTGCGTGCGGTGGGCAAGGAACGCGAGGAAATGAAGCGGACCGCCGACATTTTCCGTGGCCGCATCATTGATGTCACTGAGAAAACCTATACGATCGAACTGACCGGCAACAAGGGCAAGCTCGACGCCTTCATCGATGCCATCGATCGCACTGCGATCCTGGAAACCGTGCGTACCGGTGGATCCGGCATTGGCCGCGGCGAGCGGATACTCAAGGTATAA
- the ilvC gene encoding ketol-acid reductoisomerase, protein MKVFYDKDCDLSLIKGKNVAIIGYGSQGHAHAQNLNDSGINVTVGLRKGGASWTKVEKAGLKVAEVNDAVKAADVIMILLPDENIAQVYNENIAPNAKQGAVLAFAHGFNVHYGQVVPRADLDVIMIAPKAPGHTVRGTYAQGGGVPHLIAVYQDKSGNARDIALSYAMANGGGRAGIIETNFREETETDLFGEQAVLCGGTVELIKAGFETLVEAGYAPEMAYFECLHELKLIVDLIYEGGIANMNYSISNNAEYGEYVTGPKVVTEDTKNAMRQCLKDIQTGEYAKSFILENKAGAPTLISRRRLTSEHQIEEVGAKLRAMMPWIAKNKLVDQSKN, encoded by the coding sequence ATGAAAGTTTTTTACGACAAAGATTGTGACCTGTCCCTCATCAAAGGCAAGAACGTTGCCATCATCGGCTACGGTTCGCAAGGTCATGCACACGCACAGAACCTGAACGATTCCGGCATCAACGTGACGGTCGGTCTGCGCAAGGGCGGTGCGTCCTGGACCAAGGTTGAAAAGGCTGGCCTGAAGGTCGCTGAAGTCAATGATGCAGTCAAGGCTGCCGACGTCATCATGATCCTGCTGCCGGATGAAAACATCGCCCAGGTCTACAACGAAAACATCGCACCGAACGCCAAGCAAGGTGCAGTCCTGGCCTTCGCCCACGGCTTCAACGTCCACTACGGCCAAGTCGTGCCGCGCGCCGACCTCGACGTCATCATGATCGCACCGAAGGCCCCGGGCCACACCGTGCGTGGTACCTACGCCCAGGGTGGCGGCGTGCCGCATCTGATCGCCGTGTACCAGGACAAGTCCGGCAACGCCCGCGACATCGCCTTGTCGTACGCCATGGCCAACGGCGGCGGCCGTGCCGGCATCATCGAAACCAACTTCCGTGAAGAGACCGAAACCGACCTGTTCGGCGAACAAGCCGTGCTGTGCGGCGGTACCGTCGAACTGATCAAGGCCGGTTTTGAAACCCTGGTGGAAGCCGGCTATGCACCGGAAATGGCTTACTTCGAGTGCCTGCACGAACTGAAGCTGATCGTTGACCTGATCTATGAAGGCGGCATCGCCAACATGAACTACTCGATCTCCAACAATGCCGAATACGGCGAGTACGTGACTGGCCCGAAGGTTGTTACCGAAGACACCAAGAACGCCATGCGTCAGTGCCTGAAGGACATCCAGACCGGCGAATACGCCAAGAGCTTCATCCTGGAAAACAAGGCCGGCGCACCGACCCTGATTTCCCGCCGCCGCCTGACTTCCGAGCATCAGATCGAAGAAGTCGGCGCCAAGCTGCGCGCGATGATGCCGTGGATCGCCAAGAACAAGCTGGTCGACCAGTCGAAGAACTAA
- a CDS encoding SIMPL domain-containing protein, protein MRMDKILLALACAATMASAQAQAPLSVSASAGVQTAGTLVIVPAYGEVTQANDEARANFMIEEQDKDKATAASRVNLKMKQGTEIIRQADPQARLKTHGYYTYPVYSDEPVQPRAGNVTRPRQPVGWRVGQYLEVRTLNLQALPKIVAAAQKLLALNGLQFGLSDAATGKLDQQRIEASYKNLNERIAAIARAMGRRPAEAVLEMVDFEASGAYAPQADMARAKTMSMAASREAAPVEEPSFEPGETTLQMRVVGKVKFK, encoded by the coding sequence ATGCGGATGGATAAAATTCTGTTGGCGCTGGCATGTGCCGCAACGATGGCATCAGCCCAGGCCCAGGCGCCGCTGTCGGTATCAGCGTCGGCCGGTGTGCAAACTGCAGGCACGCTGGTGATCGTGCCTGCCTATGGCGAAGTGACGCAGGCCAATGACGAGGCGCGCGCAAACTTCATGATCGAGGAGCAGGACAAGGATAAGGCAACAGCGGCTTCGCGCGTCAACCTGAAGATGAAGCAGGGTACCGAGATCATCCGCCAGGCAGATCCGCAGGCCCGCCTCAAGACCCATGGCTATTACACCTATCCAGTCTACAGCGACGAGCCGGTGCAGCCGCGCGCGGGCAATGTCACCCGACCCCGGCAGCCGGTCGGCTGGCGCGTCGGCCAGTACCTGGAAGTGCGGACGCTCAATTTGCAGGCTCTGCCAAAAATCGTCGCCGCCGCGCAAAAATTATTGGCGCTGAATGGCTTACAATTTGGCTTGAGCGATGCCGCCACCGGCAAGCTCGACCAGCAGCGCATCGAGGCCAGCTATAAAAACCTGAATGAACGCATCGCCGCGATCGCCAGGGCGATGGGACGGCGTCCGGCGGAGGCGGTGCTGGAAATGGTCGACTTCGAGGCTTCCGGCGCCTATGCGCCGCAGGCCGACATGGCGCGCGCCAAGACCATGAGCATGGCGGCGAGCAGGGAGGCGGCGCCAGTCGAAGAGCCCAGCTTCGAGCCCGGCGAAACGACTTTGCAAATGCGCGTGGTCGGCAAAGTAAAATTTAAATAA
- the pssA gene encoding CDP-diacylglycerol--serine O-phosphatidyltransferase: MANFPRRKAPKKIPLLPRSRHLLKNKRLGQLDVLPEEAEAILRPSLRRRSIYLLPNAFTTAALFCGFYAIVMAMNLKFDYASIAIFAAMVLDAVDGRVARLTHTQSEFGAQYDSLSDMVSFGAAPALVVYVWALRGLGETGWGKLGWLAAFIYCACAALRLARFNTNIGVVDKRYFQGLPSPAAAALVAGFVWLMDDLGVPRTELSWVACGITLYAGLTMVTNVPFYSFKDVNFRKSVPFIAIFVIVLIFVAVSSDPPKVLFGIFVLYGLSGYAVYFWRLAKGRPVSIIQTSDESHEEK; this comes from the coding sequence ATGGCAAATTTCCCCCGGCGTAAAGCGCCTAAAAAAATCCCGCTGCTTCCCCGCTCCCGGCACTTGCTCAAAAACAAGCGCCTGGGCCAACTGGATGTCCTTCCAGAGGAAGCGGAGGCAATCCTGCGGCCGAGCCTGCGCCGGCGCAGCATTTACCTGCTGCCGAATGCCTTCACCACGGCCGCGCTGTTTTGCGGATTCTATGCCATCGTGATGGCGATGAACCTGAAGTTCGATTATGCGTCGATTGCCATCTTTGCCGCCATGGTGCTGGATGCGGTCGATGGCCGGGTGGCCCGCCTGACCCATACCCAAAGCGAATTCGGCGCACAATACGACAGCCTGTCGGACATGGTGTCCTTTGGTGCCGCGCCGGCGCTGGTGGTGTATGTGTGGGCCTTGCGCGGCCTCGGCGAGACCGGCTGGGGCAAGCTGGGCTGGCTGGCGGCCTTCATCTATTGCGCCTGCGCGGCACTGCGCCTGGCGCGCTTCAATACCAATATCGGCGTGGTCGACAAGCGTTATTTCCAGGGCTTGCCGAGTCCGGCGGCCGCGGCCCTGGTGGCCGGCTTCGTCTGGCTGATGGATGACCTTGGCGTGCCACGCACCGAGCTGAGCTGGGTTGCCTGCGGCATCACCCTGTATGCCGGCCTGACCATGGTGACGAATGTGCCGTTCTACAGCTTCAAGGACGTCAATTTCCGCAAGTCGGTGCCATTCATCGCCATCTTCGTCATCGTCCTGATTTTCGTCGCCGTCTCGAGCGATCCGCCCAAGGTCCTGTTCGGCATTTTCGTGCTGTATGGCCTGTCCGGCTATGCCGTGTATTTCTGGCGGCTGGCCAAGGGAAGGCCGGTCAGCATCATTCAAACCAGTGACGAGTCTCACGAAGAAAAATAA
- the lysM gene encoding peptidoglycan-binding protein LysM, translating into MGLLSFMKEAGEKLLRAGHPKPEAGQPASGPASGAAPQPDLRAKEQELEQAIRDYITVQHLPAESVNIAYDSASATVTVSGSVPNQQAKEKILLCCGNVQGVAHVNDELNVVQTEAAPSQWYTVQSGDTLSKIARQFYGDPNKYMLIFESNRPMLSDPDKIYPGQMLRIPDQASLH; encoded by the coding sequence ATGGGTTTGTTGTCATTCATGAAGGAAGCCGGAGAAAAACTGCTGCGCGCAGGCCACCCCAAGCCGGAAGCCGGCCAGCCCGCAAGCGGGCCGGCTTCCGGCGCTGCGCCGCAGCCGGATTTGCGGGCCAAGGAGCAGGAGCTGGAGCAGGCGATCCGCGACTACATTACGGTGCAACACCTGCCCGCCGAAAGCGTGAACATCGCCTACGATTCGGCCAGTGCGACCGTGACCGTCTCGGGCTCGGTGCCGAACCAGCAAGCCAAGGAAAAAATCCTGCTGTGCTGTGGCAATGTGCAAGGCGTGGCCCACGTCAATGACGAACTCAATGTCGTCCAGACCGAAGCTGCGCCCTCGCAGTGGTATACCGTGCAAAGCGGCGATACCTTGTCCAAGATCGCCAGACAATTCTATGGCGATCCCAACAAGTACATGCTGATTTTCGAATCCAACCGGCCGATGCTGAGCGATCCGGACAAGATTTATCCGGGCCAGATGCTGCGCATCCCCGACCAGGCTTCCCTGCACTGA
- a CDS encoding 2-isopropylmalate synthase produces MADSSKLIIFDTTLRDGEQSPGASMTREEKIRIARQLERLKVDVIEAGFAASSQGDFEAIKAIAGLIKDSTVCSLSRANDRDISRAAEALAPAARKRIHTFIATSPLHMEKKLRMTPDQVLEQATQAVRFARQFTDDVEFSPEDGSRSDMDFLCRVLEAVIREGATTINFADTVGYGVPELYGNMLKSLRERIPNSDKAIWSVHCHNDLGMAVANSLAGVMIGGARQVECTINGLGERAGNTALEEVVMALRTRRDYFNLEVGIDTTQIVPTSKLVSQITGFAVQPNKAVVGANAFAHASGIHQDGVLKARDTYEIMRAEDVGWSANKIVLGKLSGRNAFKQRLDELGIKLDSETEVNAAFARFKDLADRKSEIFDEDIMALVSDEQQSHEQEHYRFVSLAQHSETGERPASKVIFSIAGKEAVAEGEGNGPVDATVNAIESMVGSGAELLLFSVNAITTGTQSQGEVTMRLSKSGRIVNGIGADPDIVVASAKAYLSALNKLHSKVEKLNPQL; encoded by the coding sequence ATGGCCGATTCTTCCAAGCTGATCATTTTCGACACCACCCTGCGCGATGGTGAGCAATCGCCCGGGGCGTCGATGACCAGGGAAGAAAAGATCCGTATCGCCCGCCAACTGGAGCGGCTGAAGGTGGATGTGATCGAAGCCGGCTTTGCCGCGTCCTCGCAGGGCGATTTCGAGGCGATTAAGGCGATTGCCGGCCTGATCAAGGATTCCACCGTGTGTTCGCTCTCGCGCGCCAATGACCGCGATATTTCCCGCGCTGCCGAAGCGCTGGCGCCGGCCGCACGCAAGCGCATCCACACCTTCATCGCCACCTCGCCCTTGCACATGGAAAAAAAGCTGCGCATGACACCCGACCAGGTGCTGGAGCAGGCCACACAGGCGGTGCGCTTCGCTCGCCAGTTCACTGACGATGTCGAGTTCAGCCCGGAAGACGGCAGCCGCTCCGATATGGATTTTCTCTGCCGCGTGCTGGAAGCGGTGATCAGGGAAGGTGCGACTACCATCAATTTCGCCGATACGGTCGGCTATGGCGTGCCCGAGTTGTACGGCAACATGCTCAAATCCCTGCGCGAGCGCATCCCCAATTCGGACAAGGCGATCTGGTCGGTACATTGCCATAACGATCTCGGCATGGCGGTCGCCAATTCGCTGGCCGGTGTGATGATCGGCGGCGCACGCCAGGTGGAATGCACCATCAATGGCCTGGGCGAGCGCGCCGGCAACACCGCGCTGGAAGAAGTCGTCATGGCCTTGCGCACGCGCCGCGATTATTTCAATCTGGAGGTCGGCATCGATACCACGCAAATCGTCCCCACCTCCAAGCTGGTGTCGCAGATCACCGGCTTTGCGGTGCAGCCCAACAAGGCGGTGGTGGGCGCCAATGCTTTCGCCCATGCCTCCGGTATCCATCAGGATGGCGTGCTGAAGGCGCGCGATACTTACGAGATCATGCGCGCCGAAGATGTGGGTTGGAGCGCCAATAAGATTGTGCTTGGTAAGCTGTCGGGGCGTAACGCCTTCAAACAGCGCCTCGATGAACTTGGCATCAAGCTCGATTCGGAGACCGAAGTCAACGCCGCCTTCGCCCGTTTCAAGGATCTGGCCGACCGCAAGTCCGAGATCTTCGATGAAGACATCATGGCGCTGGTGTCTGATGAGCAGCAGTCGCATGAGCAGGAACACTACCGCTTCGTCTCGCTGGCCCAGCATTCCGAAACCGGCGAGCGGCCGGCCTCGAAAGTCATATTTTCCATCGCCGGCAAGGAAGCCGTCGCCGAAGGGGAGGGCAATGGCCCGGTCGACGCCACGGTCAATGCCATCGAATCGATGGTCGGCAGCGGCGCTGAACTGTTGCTGTTTTCCGTGAATGCCATCACCACCGGCACGCAGTCGCAAGGGGAGGTGACCATGCGGCTGTCGAAGTCCGGCCGCATCGTCAATGGCATCGGCGCCGACCCCGATATCGTGGTGGCCTCGGCCAAGGCTTACCTGTCCGCCTTGAACAAGCTGCATTCCAAAGTGGAAAAGCTCAATCCGCAGCTTTGA
- the rpsO gene encoding 30S ribosomal protein S15, translating to MSVENINKAAIIADNARGQNDTGSPEVQVALLTARINELNGHFKAHAKDHHSRRGLIMMVNRRKSLLSYLKGKDANRYRALIEKLGLRK from the coding sequence ATGTCTGTAGAAAACATCAACAAAGCAGCAATTATTGCGGACAATGCCCGCGGTCAAAACGATACCGGTTCGCCGGAAGTGCAAGTCGCCTTGCTGACTGCCCGCATCAACGAACTCAACGGTCACTTCAAGGCCCACGCCAAGGATCACCACTCCCGTCGCGGCCTGATCATGATGGTTAACCGTCGCAAGAGCCTGTTGTCTTACCTGAAGGGCAAGGATGCCAATCGCTATCGTGCCCTGATCGAAAAACTCGGCCTGCGCAAGTAA
- the pnp gene encoding polyribonucleotide nucleotidyltransferase yields the protein MFNKVTKTFQYGQHQVTLETGEIARQASGAVLVSIEDTVVLATVVAKKDAKPGQDFFPLTVDYVEKTYAAGRIPGGFFKREGRPSEKETLTSRLIDRPIRPLFPEGYMNEVQVIVHVLSVNPEIDPDIAAMIGTSAALSVSGIPFSGPIGAARVGYIDGQYVLNPTVAQLAKSDLDLVVAGTEQAVLMVESEAKQLSEEVMLGAVVYGHEQMKAVIDAIHELVRDGGKPEVQWSPAPKNEALIARVAHFAEAKLREAYQTKDKQARTAKLKDVTTSVNAALAAEAASISAAAPDTAEVGNILFDMEARIVRSQILEGEPRIDGRDTRTVRPISIRTGVLPRTHGSALFTRGETQALVVATLGTARDEQKIDALMGEYSDRFMMHYNMPPFATGETGRVGTPKRREIGHGRLAKRALVAALPAPEEFSYSVRLVSEITESNGSSSMASVCGGCLALMDAGVPMTSHVAGIAMGLIKEGSKFAVLTDILGDEDHLGDMDFKVAGTANGITALQMDIKIQGITKEIMQVALAQAQEGRLHILAKMQEAVPSGKGELSDFAPRLITIKINPEKIRDVIGKGGAVIRALTEETGTQIDISDEGVVTIASVDASAGQEAKRRIEELTASVEVGKIYDGVVLKLLDFGAIVQVLPGKDGLLHISQIANERVNAVADYLSEGQQVRVKVLETDDRGRLKLSMKAVAAEEGSGQAEAAQPQQ from the coding sequence GTGTTCAATAAAGTTACCAAAACCTTCCAGTACGGCCAGCATCAAGTCACCCTGGAAACCGGCGAAATCGCCCGCCAGGCCTCCGGCGCCGTGCTGGTGTCGATCGAAGATACCGTGGTGCTCGCCACCGTGGTGGCCAAGAAGGATGCCAAGCCAGGCCAGGATTTCTTCCCGCTGACCGTCGACTATGTCGAGAAAACCTACGCTGCCGGCCGCATTCCCGGTGGTTTTTTCAAGCGCGAAGGCCGTCCTTCGGAAAAGGAAACCCTGACCTCGCGCCTGATCGATCGTCCGATCCGCCCACTGTTCCCTGAAGGCTACATGAATGAAGTCCAGGTGATCGTGCACGTATTGTCGGTCAACCCGGAAATCGACCCGGACATCGCCGCCATGATCGGCACCTCGGCCGCCCTGAGCGTCTCCGGCATCCCGTTCAGCGGCCCGATCGGCGCGGCCCGCGTCGGTTACATCGATGGCCAGTACGTGCTGAACCCGACCGTGGCGCAACTGGCCAAGTCCGACCTCGACCTGGTGGTCGCCGGCACCGAGCAAGCCGTGCTGATGGTCGAATCCGAAGCCAAGCAATTGTCTGAAGAAGTGATGCTGGGCGCGGTGGTGTACGGTCACGAGCAGATGAAAGCGGTCATCGACGCCATCCATGAACTGGTGCGCGACGGCGGCAAGCCGGAAGTGCAGTGGAGCCCGGCACCGAAGAATGAAGCGCTGATCGCCCGCGTGGCGCATTTCGCCGAAGCCAAGCTGCGCGAAGCCTACCAGACCAAGGACAAGCAGGCGCGCACCGCCAAGCTGAAGGACGTGACCACCAGCGTCAACGCTGCGCTGGCTGCGGAAGCTGCCTCGATCAGCGCTGCCGCACCGGATACGGCCGAAGTCGGCAATATCCTGTTCGACATGGAAGCCAGGATCGTGCGTTCGCAGATCCTGGAAGGCGAGCCGCGCATCGATGGCCGCGACACCCGCACCGTGCGGCCGATCTCGATCCGTACCGGCGTTCTGCCGCGTACCCACGGCTCGGCATTGTTTACCCGTGGCGAAACCCAGGCCCTGGTGGTCGCCACCCTCGGCACCGCGCGTGACGAGCAAAAGATCGATGCGCTGATGGGCGAGTACAGCGACCGCTTCATGATGCACTACAACATGCCGCCGTTCGCCACCGGCGAAACCGGCCGCGTCGGCACCCCGAAGCGCCGCGAAATCGGTCACGGCCGCCTGGCCAAGCGTGCCCTGGTCGCCGCCTTGCCGGCGCCGGAAGAGTTCAGCTACTCGGTGCGCCTGGTATCTGAAATCACTGAATCGAACGGTTCGTCGTCGATGGCGTCGGTCTGCGGCGGTTGCCTGGCATTGATGGACGCTGGCGTGCCGATGACTTCGCACGTGGCCGGCATCGCCATGGGCCTGATCAAGGAAGGCAGCAAATTTGCCGTCCTGACCGACATCCTGGGCGATGAAGATCACCTCGGCGACATGGACTTCAAGGTGGCCGGCACCGCCAATGGCATTACCGCGCTGCAAATGGATATCAAGATCCAGGGCATCACCAAGGAAATCATGCAGGTCGCACTGGCGCAAGCCCAGGAAGGCCGTCTGCATATCCTGGCCAAGATGCAGGAAGCTGTGCCAAGCGGCAAGGGTGAACTGTCCGATTTCGCACCGCGCCTGATCACCATCAAGATCAATCCGGAAAAAATCCGTGACGTGATCGGCAAGGGCGGCGCCGTCATTCGCGCACTGACCGAAGAAACCGGCACCCAGATCGACATCAGCGACGAAGGCGTGGTAACCATTGCCTCCGTCGATGCTTCGGCTGGCCAGGAAGCCAAGCGCCGCATCGAAGAACTGACCGCTTCCGTCGAAGTGGGCAAGATCTACGACGGCGTGGTCCTGAAGCTGCTGGACTTCGGCGCCATCGTGCAAGTCTTGCCGGGCAAGGATGGCTTGCTGCACATCAGCCAGATCGCCAACGAGCGTGTCAACGCCGTTGCCGACTATCTGAGCGAAGGCCAGCAAGTGCGCGTCAAGGTGCTGGAAACCGACGACCGCGGCCGCCTGAAACTGTCGATGAAAGCTGTCGCCGCCGAAGAAGGTTCCGGCCAGGCCGAGGCAGCTCAGCCGCAGCAGTAA
- a CDS encoding NAD(P)H-quinone oxidoreductase produces the protein MRAIEITRPGAPEVLQLCQRPLPELKAGEVLIKVHAAGVNRPDVLQRMGRYPVPPGASDLPGLEVAGEIIAGDLGRSSFKIGDMVCALAQGGGYAEYCAAPVEQCLPLPLGWRPEEAASLPETFFTVWSNVFDRARLAPGETLLVQGGSSGIGVTAIQLAAAMGHRVFATAGTEEKCRACEALGAERGINYRSEDFAGVVRQATAGKGVDVILDMVGGDYVPREIDALADDGRIVLIALLGGSKSEIDLGQVLRRRLTLTGSTLRPRPVAFKADIAASLREKVWPLLESGAIRPVIHASYPLEQAAQAHALMETSTHIGKIVLTVAAG, from the coding sequence ATGAGGGCAATTGAAATCACGCGTCCGGGTGCGCCCGAGGTTCTGCAATTGTGCCAGCGGCCATTGCCGGAACTGAAGGCGGGCGAAGTACTGATCAAGGTGCATGCCGCCGGCGTCAACCGGCCGGATGTGTTGCAGCGCATGGGCCGCTATCCGGTCCCGCCCGGCGCCTCGGACCTGCCGGGGCTGGAAGTGGCCGGCGAAATCATTGCGGGGGATCTGGGCCGCAGCAGTTTTAAAATCGGCGACATGGTGTGCGCGCTGGCGCAAGGCGGCGGCTATGCCGAATATTGCGCCGCGCCGGTCGAGCAATGCCTGCCGCTGCCGCTCGGATGGCGTCCGGAAGAGGCAGCTTCGTTGCCTGAAACCTTTTTTACCGTCTGGAGCAACGTCTTCGACCGCGCCCGGCTGGCGCCGGGAGAAACCCTGCTGGTGCAGGGCGGTAGTTCCGGCATCGGCGTCACCGCGATCCAGTTGGCGGCGGCTATGGGGCATCGTGTCTTCGCCACCGCCGGTACCGAAGAAAAATGTCGCGCCTGCGAAGCGCTGGGGGCGGAGCGCGGCATCAATTATCGCAGCGAGGATTTCGCCGGGGTGGTCAGGCAGGCTACGGCAGGCAAGGGTGTCGACGTCATTCTCGACATGGTGGGCGGCGACTATGTTCCACGCGAGATCGATGCGCTCGCCGATGATGGCCGCATCGTCCTGATTGCCCTGCTGGGCGGATCGAAGAGTGAGATTGATCTGGGCCAGGTCCTGCGTCGTCGCCTGACCCTGACCGGCTCCACCCTGCGGCCGCGGCCAGTCGCCTTCAAGGCCGACATCGCCGCCAGCTTGCGGGAAAAAGTATGGCCTTTGCTCGAATCCGGCGCGATCAGGCCGGTCATCCATGCCAGCTATCCGCTTGAACAGGCGGCGCAGGCGCACGCTTTGATGGAAACCAGTACGCATATCGGCAAGATCGTGCTGACCGTGGCGGCGGGCTAG
- the tpiA gene encoding triose-phosphate isomerase, whose product MRRKLVAGNWKMNGSLAANTALLAGLKAGLKVDLQQAACDVAVCVPTPYLAQCQAELTGSSIAWGAQDVSVHEAGAFTGEVAASMLLDFGSAYVIVGHSERRAYHGESSELVAQKTLRALAAGLTPIVCVGETLAEREAGQTELVVGRQIDAVLQVLDASQLQRIVLAYEPVWAIGTGKTATPAMAQEVHATLRARLASKDAAVAAQVKILYGGSMKPENASELLAMPDIDGGLIGGAALKAADFLAIIGAA is encoded by the coding sequence ATGCGTCGAAAATTAGTCGCTGGCAACTGGAAAATGAATGGCAGCTTGGCTGCCAATACTGCCTTGCTGGCTGGCCTGAAGGCCGGCTTGAAGGTCGACTTGCAACAAGCAGCATGCGATGTCGCCGTATGCGTGCCAACGCCTTACCTGGCGCAATGCCAGGCTGAACTGACCGGCAGCAGTATTGCCTGGGGTGCGCAGGATGTGTCCGTGCATGAAGCGGGCGCCTTTACTGGCGAGGTGGCGGCATCGATGTTGCTGGATTTCGGTTCTGCCTACGTGATCGTCGGCCATTCCGAGCGGCGCGCTTACCACGGCGAAAGCAGCGAACTGGTGGCGCAGAAAACCCTGCGCGCGCTGGCCGCGGGCTTGACCCCGATCGTCTGTGTCGGCGAAACCCTGGCCGAACGCGAGGCGGGGCAGACCGAGCTGGTGGTTGGTCGGCAAATCGACGCCGTACTGCAAGTCCTGGACGCAAGCCAGTTGCAGCGCATCGTGCTGGCTTATGAGCCTGTGTGGGCGATTGGCACCGGCAAGACTGCGACGCCGGCGATGGCGCAGGAAGTGCATGCCACGCTGCGCGCACGGCTGGCAAGCAAGGATGCCGCAGTCGCAGCGCAAGTGAAGATTTTGTATGGCGGCAGCATGAAGCCGGAAAATGCCAGCGAATTGCTGGCAATGCCGGATATCGATGGCGGCCTGATCGGTGGCGCAGCCTTGAAGGCAGCGGATTTTCTGGCGATCATCGGCGCAGCCTGA
- the secG gene encoding preprotein translocase subunit SecG produces the protein MNIFFTVIIVVQVLSALTIIGLVLLQHGKGADMGAAFGSGASGSLFGASGSSNFLSKATGVAATIFFCATLALAYVGSKPGALKGGVMEGLPAVPAASSVVPTPAQSATTGDAQSAAPAATPAANAPAPAVPANQIPK, from the coding sequence ATGAATATCTTTTTTACTGTAATTATCGTCGTTCAGGTCCTGTCCGCCTTGACTATCATCGGCCTGGTCTTGCTGCAGCATGGCAAGGGCGCGGATATGGGGGCGGCATTCGGTTCCGGGGCATCCGGCAGCCTGTTCGGCGCCAGCGGCTCTTCCAACTTCCTGTCCAAGGCGACCGGTGTGGCTGCGACGATTTTCTTTTGCGCAACGCTGGCGCTGGCTTATGTCGGCAGCAAGCCTGGTGCGCTCAAGGGTGGCGTGATGGAGGGCTTGCCGGCAGTGCCCGCTGCCAGTAGCGTGGTGCCGACGCCAGCGCAATCCGCGACGACCGGCGATGCACAATCGGCTGCACCAGCGGCCACGCCAGCGGCAAATGCGCCGGCGCCCGCCGTTCCGGCGAATCAGATTCCGAAATAA
- a CDS encoding NADH-quinone oxidoreductase subunit A translates to MNLANYFPILLFILVGIGVGVVPQVLGRVLGPHKPDAEKLSPYECGFEAFEDARMKFDVRYYLVAILFILFDLETAFFFPWGVAMRELGWAGFVTMMVFIAEFVVGFWYIWKKGALNWE, encoded by the coding sequence GTGAACCTCGCAAATTACTTTCCAATTTTGTTGTTCATCCTGGTCGGCATTGGTGTCGGCGTCGTGCCGCAAGTGCTGGGTCGCGTGCTTGGCCCGCACAAGCCGGATGCTGAAAAATTGTCGCCGTACGAATGCGGCTTCGAGGCATTCGAAGATGCGCGCATGAAATTCGATGTGCGCTATTACCTGGTCGCCATTCTCTTCATCCTGTTCGATCTCGAAACCGCATTCTTCTTTCCGTGGGGTGTGGCCATGCGTGAGCTCGGCTGGGCCGGCTTCGTGACGATGATGGTGTTCATTGCCGAATTCGTGGTCGGATTTTGGTATATCTGGAAGAAAGGCGCCCTGAACTGGGAGTAA